The Gymnogyps californianus isolate 813 chromosome 15, ASM1813914v2, whole genome shotgun sequence genome includes the window GCTTTCAGGCGTACCTTTATTAATATCTCTGTGCTAAGGAGAGCAGCTTGGCCTCTCCActttcctctccagcagccTGACCCCGCTCTGACAGCAGAGCTCATGAGAAAAGCGAAGGGGACGGACTCCAGCGCTACCCAAGGTTTTTCATCCGCTGGTGTCATTAAGGGTCCCACAAATGCCGCATCTCGCCAGCAAGGTTCACTCACTCGCTTTGTAGTACGAAAGAACAAACTCTTAAGACCTTCTTCCTTCCTAGCCATAGGAGAGAGAGTAAGGGCAGTTGGGGGTGTCCTCGCTCAACATGCAGCCACCCCCCCCATCAGACCCATGGCCAAACGCCCCCTTGGGTCCCTTTGCCGTGAGAGGTAACGGCCgtgtctttgttttctcattgcAGAGCCTCTCACGGGATCTGCGTGGTGACGTGGCAGCCAAGACGTGGAAGCTTGGGACTTCTCTTCCACCGCAACAGAATTtggggggtgggcaggggtgGGCCAGGGGGACACTGGGAGTCGCAAGACCCTTCACCTTCACTGTGGGCTTGGCTCAGGGATGACTGCAGGCAGAGTCAACCCTTACAGCATCGTGTCCTCCGAGGAAGACGGGCTGAGGTTGACCACCATGCCAGGTATCAACGGCTTTGGCAATGGGAAAATCCACACCAGGAGGAAATGTAGGAACAGGTTTGTAAAGAAGAATGGTCAGTGCAACGTGGAGTTCACCAACATGGATGACAAGCCGCAGAGGTACATTGCAGACATGTTCACCACGTGCGTTGACATCCGCTGGAGGTATATGCTCTTGCTCTTTTCCCTGGCATTTCTGGTGTCCTGGTTATTGTTTGGGCTGATTTTCTGGCTAATTGCACTCATTCACGGAGATCTAGAAAACCCGGGTGGAGACGATACCTTCAAGCCTTGCGTTCTGCAGGTCAATGGCTTTGtggctgcttttctgttctccatCGAGACCCAAACGACTATTGGTTACGGCTTCCGCTGCGTGACGGAGGAGTGCCCGCTCGCGGTCTTCATGGTGGTGGTTCAGTCCATCGTGGGGTGTATAATTGACTCTTTCATGATTGGTGCAATAATGGCAAAGATGGCCAGGCCCAAAAAACGGGCCCAGACATTACTTTTCAGCCATAACGCAGTAGTGGCAATGAGAGATGGAAAACTCTGCCTGATGTGGAGAGTTGGGAACCTCCGGAAAAGCCACATAGTAGAAGCCCACGTACGAGCTCAGCTAATTAAGCCCAGGATCACAGAAGAAGGGGAGTACATACCGCTCGACCAAATAGACATCGACGTGGGGTTTGATAAAGGCTTGGACCGTATCTTCTTGGTGTCCCCCATCACCATTCTCCATGAGATCAATGAAGACAGCCCCTTGTTCGGGATCAGCCGCCAGGACTTGGAGACAGATGACTTTGAGATCGTGGTCATCCTGGAAGGCATGGTAGAAGCCACCGCTATGACGACGCAAGCTCGGAGCTCCTACCTGGCCAGCGAGATCCTCTGGGGCCACCGCTTCGAGCCCGTCTTGTTCGAGGAGAAAAACCAGTACAAAGTAGACTATTCCCACTTCCACAAAACCTACGAGGTCCCGTCCACCCCCCGTTGCAGCGCCAAGGACTTGGTGGAGAACAAATTCCTGCTGCCCAGCACCAACTCCTTCTGCTACGAGAACGAGCTGGCCTTCATGAGTCGTGACGAGGAAGAGGAAGACGATGACAGCCGGGGTTTGGAGGACCTGAGCCCGGACAACAGGCACGAGTTTGATAGGCTTCAAGCCACAATAGCATTGGATCAGCGGTCGTACAGGAGGGAGTCGGAAATATGACTCTTGGTCCTTCCATTGACTTTTCcgagggtattttttttcctcctctaatCTCTTCCCCTACAACCCGCTCAAATTATGCAGAACAATGCAAGTGCCATAGGAATGCTTGAGAAATTAGTATCGTTCATAGTTTTCAGTTTCATCGCAATAACCACTGAGCGGTCTGCAAGAGGGGACGGTGGCAGGCCACGGCGCGTCTCCCGTGCCTGGCACCCGCAGCGGGTCCGACGGCTCTggggggacggacggacggacggacggacggatggAGAGAGGAGGGTCCGTGGGGCGCGGGCAGGCGCTCGCCCCACGCGGCCCCGCGGGGCTTTGCTCTCCCCGCGGGGAAAACGCCAGCGTTTTCTTGGAGCCGAGCACTGCGAGATCCAAAAAGAGGAAATATCAGGAAAcaaatctttctctctctctttctttttttttttttccttttattttttaactgagcagcaacaacaaaaaaaattgcttcttccGGCAGGTGGTCTGGTTCAGTTGCACAAGAACAACACTTGAAATAACATGCAACATTAACgtacttctttttaatttgggaaaaagggggggagggaggcaagagggtttttaattttttcaccGTACCGTTTGGGAGACTGTttaccaaaataataataataataataataataataacaataataataataataataatattaaatctGAAAGAAGtgattcagtattttttaaaaacgaACAAGGGAATGAATAAGCCACCGGGGTCCTTTGAGGGGGTGACTTGCTGGACAGATGCAAGAGCTAGAAGTCAAgactgcatccagttttggggtgggttttttttctccactggcATGGCTTCGTAGGCAGAAAACAGACGTAAGTGGCTGGAGGTCCGTGGCAGTGAAAGCAAGTAGCGTAATTACTGGCAAAGTAGCTAATGAGGAAAAGCCAGACTGTGATAGAAAGAAGCATTGTAAACACAGTAATCAGCCAATTTCTGGAAATATTGATCTTCAGGGTGGAAATGGGGTCTGGGGCATCAGCTGCTGAAGCGCTGGGTCTCCCCCAGCATCTCCAATGGGGAATTCATAAGTTTCACCATAACTGGGacaaaatagcaaaaagcacaaaaaggagAGCGGAAAGCTCTCAGATTTTGGGTATTTTCCCACTTTTCCAACCAATTTGATATTTTCTCCcttgaaaaatcatttcaaacATGGCAATCAATGTGAAAGTCACCTTGTTGGGTTGCACTTCTTCTAGCACAGGAGCCGTCTCCGTGGCAGGCTGGGATTTATTAATTCCCCATTCACCGGAGAGTCCCGCTTCAGAGGCAGAAGCTTTTCCGAAAACAACAGATGCCAGTCGAGAAAACCACCCCGTCTTGCGCTTCAACCCGTCCCCGCATCCCAGCCTCAAGGTGGATTGTGCCTTAGAGATGCAAACTCATCCCGcgccccagccctcctccacGGCACCCCGCTTGCATCCCCCCCCCCGGGGCAATGTCCCCTTTGCTCTGCCCCCGTGGCAGCACCTGCATCCCACCGTCCGCTGCGTTTTAGGCTGGCCTCGATGGCATGCTGGTTTAGCTTTTGCTACGGCACTAGCCAAACCACCCTGTGCATGGGAAGCCTTTGGtcctgccccgctccccaccTTTGCACAGAGGGAAGGAGTTGGGAAGACGCAGGTTGCGGGTCCCTTCATCCCGCCTGTGCTGCACATTGGTGCTCTGGGAGCCAAAATCTggctccctgctccctgtggCTGTGGGAAAGGCTTCGGTACCTGCAGGCATCCCGCACCCGACCCTGGGCGCGGAGTCCTGGCAGCACCCAGCCTCGGGGAGAAGGGGTCGAGAGCGGGATCCCTGGCAGCGTTTCAGCTGTGACGGCCTTCCCGGTGcttttctcccccctgcccaCATCAGGGAAGCCGTGTCCCAGGGTTACAACTTGCTGTGGCATTTCCAAACATCAGTGGCAGAGGCAGGATTTGTTCTGTGTCCCCATCTCCTTCTTGCAAAGGGCTCTGGGGAGCGGCTGCCCcagtgccccccccccgctgcccggTGCCCCCGAGCATCACGTCTCACCGGCCAGCCGTGGCACGGGGACCGGGATTTCATCCCTGCAGAGTTTCTTCCCACCCTGTTCCCACCAGCATCCATCACCGCCACCCCATGCTGCCCACCAAGGGGCTGCTCTATTTTTGGCTTCCCCTAAAAACCAACCACTGGGAGAAAACATCCCTGGGGGGCAGCGCCGGGAGGGAGCTGGCCGTTTCGGCACCGAGTACCCCAAACGGGCTGTCCCCAAAAGCAGGGACATGTAGGGACGTGCCATTGAGCTCCAGCCatgacatttgtttttctaaagcaatGAACGCGGATGCCATCCCATCACCGGTCCCTTTGCTCCCAGGGGGAATGGTTTTGCCACCCGCTTTTTGCCCCATagtgtcgggggggggggggtgggaaggatGGAGGGGGGGGCAGAGAGATTTTGTGCGCGCactacttatttatttttttaaaaaaatgcttttaagtgGTTTTAGGTTcttttgaataaataataatttttaaaaaaaggtgcaCATCTTGCTGCTGTAGGGTTCTCAGAGGgttaatttctttataaatatatatatcacagtaaatatttgtataaaaatgaaagagaaatagagATGTCTTTAAGtaaattattgcttttaaagaaacttctATGGTTGTACAGTGTTACCTGGGAGAACAGAATAATAtatacagatgtatttttaaactgctgcGTAGGAGGATGTGAACTGGGCTGGGGAGCGCCCGCGGCCGGCACGACGAGGGGGGGTTCGgaccctccccagcccctgttCACGCACCCCCTTCCCCGAACCCCGCTAGTGAGGATCTAGCTCTGGCGAGTCGTCGTATATATACTGTATAGTCCTCGTCCTGGCCATGGACCACGCCGGTACATAGtgtataaatattatttttgccTACCTGTGAGTGCTCTGAGCTACTGGTCTTTTTTCCTACCATCAGGGAGCATTGGGAAGGCTGCCCAGCAGTAGTTTCAATCACAGGAATTGtcaaagaaagaggggaaaaaaagaaaaaaaagatgaaaaaagccaaaaagtgGTGTTTGTTTGGCACTCGGGTTCCCCGGAGGGGCTGGAAAGGCACAGGGATGCTCTCCAGGTGCGGGTTTTGGTGTCGATCATGGCAGGGATGGAGCGGGATCCCGGTGGGAAGGGGCTTGGAGCTGAGTGAGGGGACACATCCCCCCCAAAACATCCACCGGCCATCTCCTCCGAGCTGAGGCTGCTCCATCCATGGAGCTAACTCCAGCGTTACACTTGATCCTTGGAGGATGGCAGGAGTCCGAGAAAGGAAAGAGCCGCTAATCCTCTTGGCCAGCATCCCGTAGGGATTGCCCTCGGCCGGGGCTCAGGGCAGCctccggcagcagcagccgccctGCCTGGGGACCGGGGGCCAGACCCGCTGCTGCTCCCGCTTAGCTTCACCCCAAAAAGATACGCCGGTGAGAGCAGAAAGCGGCCGCATCTCTGCACCCCAAAACCACTGGCTGGAAAGAGCATCGTCTGCCCCCGACAGACGCGCGGTGTCCCCGCTCGGCTGGGCAGTGGGTCCCCGGGGCCGGGAGCTGTCGGGATGAGCCTTAGCTTCTCATAACTGAATTTAGTGCACTTAGTCTTTTAGGGCTGGGACAATCACTTAGCGCTTTACCTTTCGCGATTCGGTGCCTGCTTGACCTTCAAACCTTTTGTAGGAGATGAATTCAGAGCCACCTTTTCTATCTTTAATAAGGCAGAACTAATACGTTTATTTTTAAaccctcctgctctctcctttcctcttgtGCTGACAACCAAAAGAGtcccctctgtgtgtgtgtgtgtccccccatTTCTTGCACGCCGAAACGAGTGTGTGGCAGCCGGGTCCGGCACTCCGGCCGGATCCTGctctcccacccccccaatTCAGGAATGCTGCCATGGGGGGTCAGCGTAGGGAAGGATCCGGCCACGTTATGAGCAGGGAGGGGCCGTGGGACGGTGCCCGACCCGATGCCACCCATCACCTCGCTGAGCCCCGGCGCACGCCAGCTGTGCACATCTGTCCTGCTGCCCCTTCCCGGGGGCAccatctttcctccttccccccccccccaaaacgCACCCCGGTGCTTCTCCCCCAGGCTTGGCCCCGTGCGGTTTGGGGACCGAGACCCGGCACCAGTTCACACGGGCAGGTTGGCAACTGGGAGCACTGGTTTCCCAGGGGTAAAACGCCGAGGCTGTTCGCTGGGGCGATGGTGACGTGCAGCGATAGAGAAGCTGATGGATGCAATGGAAGTATCTGTACCTTTTCCACCTCCGGTGTTTCTCTGTCTCATTGCACATATATTTGAGATATATGTGacaatgtatatatatatttgtaaaatgtatttcagatgaCAAAACTGGCcaattttatgttattttaaatatattatatatattatatataaagtCTCCAAAAGATATAAATAGACtagagaaaataatataaatatgtaataaatgtattttgatctatttaaaatatctcGCGTCatgctgtatattttaaagatcATAGGGAAGTGTCTGCCTGTAGCAAACTTCAAACGTGGTTTCGAGTCTGTCAGTTGTCACACGTATAATATATATGTGCAGCAAACTTTGAGCAAGACTGGGGGCCAGCGGGACaaacacaaatttttttttaggagccttTTAGCAACTGTCCATCCTGCTGCCTCTAGGTAGGAGCAGAAACCCCACATCTGAATTTTCCTTGTTATCCTGCAGGAGAGGATAATTTTTCCTCTCCgccggggaaggggctgcagggatgctcGGCGGGACGGGGGGCTCTGCAgggtccccccctccccgcacaGCCCCGTGCGTGGGTACCATTTGCTCTGCTGCGCTGCCCTGATGGGCTTTCACCAGGGGACCGGATCTCAGCGGCTCAGCCATGCGGGGAGCCCGGAGATGGGAAAATGTGTCTGGAGCCCAGGCAGAAAGAGCCCCGTCATCCAAGACTGACCCAACAAATCTTCCCAGAGTGACCTTGGTTGCCCTTGGGCTCCATGAGGATCTATTTCCTACGGGCATCGCCACCTCCGGGGACCTCAGGGGACAACGCGCCACGGCCAAGTGACAGTTTAAATGTCTTTAATGGTACGTCACGGCcgaagaaaagcagagcaagtaCATGGGATGCTATTTACGGAGAGGTTAATGGCCTGGTGGACACGGAGTCCCTGGATTCGCCATCCTGGATTTTCCTCCTGGCTTTTGcacctggctgctgcagggaacGGGGCTCGGGTACCAAGATAACCTGCAGaaattatcatcatcatttCTCAGGCTGGTCACGGGTCTGAATCCGGGTCGGGCGACCGGTGACCGATAGCTTCCACCCACCGATGACGGTCAGTTGGGTCCCATCGGCTCCATCCCTTCCCCCATAAGGAAGTTTTttactccttaaaaaaaaaatcactgccagCCACTCATTCAAATCACCAAAGATAGGGCCAGGGCAAAGCATGATTTCAGAGTGCACCCCTTTTAATTTATCAAAGGGGGAGACTGAGAGGTGACTTGATTACAGCATTTGTCACGGGGAGAATACACTGGTACAAAGAGGTAACTTAATCTACCAGGGAAAGGCATAATAACCACCTCTTCCTGGAAGCTGAAGCCAGACGAATCTATCTTGGAAATAAGGAGCGATCTTTTATGAATGATTAGCTATTAGAACAAGCTACCAATCTCTGTCTCTTAATGCCTTTAAATGTGGACCAGATGCTTTTCTGGAAGCTTTTCTCTTGCTGAGGAGAGGAGCGAGGCTTATTGGGGAAGGTAATGGCCTGTtacaggcaggcaggaggtgagatgggaaaaaactccctgctctcctccaaaACATGGGCTGGAtcttagaaaggaaaatgccagGGAAGGCACGGGTGCTGCTCTCGCAGGGCCCTGCCAGCATCTCTCCCGGGGACAAGCACCGGCCCGTGCAGCAGCTCCCCAAAGCTCTTGTGCCTCCGCTCTCAGGGTTTGCTTTGCTGTGCGGCAGTGACTCCTCGCGCAGCAGTTTGCACTACAAAACCCATCGCTTCATTTGTGGAAGCATTTAATGATTCAGGAGccggcagctccctggggaCGGTTTCCACTGCCTCCAGAATTCCTCCCTCAGTGGCTGCTTGTAGCAGAAATCCCCGGGGAGCCGAGCTGACGCTGGCACCGCGGGAAATGTGCTACCAGGATGTTCAGTCCTTGCTTTATTTCCACTCTGACCATCCTCGTCTTCGGGGTTTTGAGCTAAACTAACGGGCTGCGGTggcagctgggagcagtggggaTGGGAAGGCAGCGTCTGCGTCTGCGGGGAAGGACCTTGCTTACGCCTCGCAGGCACGGCCAGGGTGTTTTCGGCAGGGATGCTAGCCAATGGACGGAGGTTGGGGCTGtttcttcactggcaacctccACTTTTAATACTCAAGATGTCTTTAAATGCTACAACCCTCTCTAAACTCAGCATTACACCAGCCCTTGCTGACTGCCCTCCTGCCTCTTTCCCTTCAGCTTGAGGGGACTGGGCATCTCCCTGTGCAGTGGTTTCTGGCCTCCCCAAAAGCAGGGTGTCTTTTCATCGGCTTGGATGGGTTTGGCTCAAACACACCACCACCGAAATCCGGGTGGGCCAATCCCTCTTGATCAGGCAGAGAGCGGGCAGAGGGGCTGTGAAGCTCTGGATTCCCACCAGGATGGAGCCGGCATGGGTTCGCACGGTGTGCTGCCCGTCCCGGCTGCGTGCCCCCGGGGCAGGGCTTGCTGTGTCTCGCTGGCCAAAAATGGGGtgccaggcagggagggcacCACGTTGGTCTGACTCTTGAACTGGTGCGGATCGGTGCCAGGCGGAAATTCTCTGAACCAAATCCCCGGCGTTTCCTAATGAATCTTTCCCAGCCGTGCTAAGGCGATGCACCACATCTGAGAGGGGTGGAGGCAGGAGCTTTGCCCCAGCCCCGCTGGAGATGCCTGGATGCATCCTCTCTCCCGGCTGCTTTGAGAAGCTCAGACCCTACAAACCTCTCCAAATTTGTTCCCTTGCCCACCTGAATTGCCCCAGTGCCATTCCGGGTGGCCGGGAGCAGCTCGGGTACCGCAGGGCGATACCCAGGGATGCTCGGTTGTCTCTGGGGGTAACCATAGTAACggagcagcatctctgctctcctgctggcaatttgctttttcatcctGCATTAAGGTGGACCCTCTCCAGctcctttctccccccttcGCCTGCCCTGAACGGCAATGCCAAGAGCTCTCCCACCGAGGGGCCGGCTCTCCGGCTCCCTGTGCCACATCCCACCCCATCCTACGCTGGGTTTCATCCCGCTGTATAACGGGATACTGCCGGCGAACCAGCCCCCAGCATCCTGCAGGGAAACTGGGAAGGCGGCGGCTGGAGTTTCTCCTTAACACAGATTTATAAGTGTGAGTGGGACAAAATGAGGGGTTTCCTTACACTTGTTGTTAAAAGGTCACTGTCAAGGTTAAAAaccttaaatacttttttttttaaattgtaaaagGCCTCTATTAGTAATAACACGCCGGCTTATTAATATGGATTGAATTTTTCAGCACTGAATGTAATTATCACCCGTTAAGTACTTTGTTCACCTTTCACATTTCTCCCCGCTTGGGGAAGGCAAACACATGAGTCAGCGTCCCTTTTTCTGTCGGTTTTAGGCAGTTTCGGTGACAAGCCGTCGTGAATCAGCACAACGCTGCAAAGTTCAGGTCGCAAAGGCTCGCCACGACGCTGCTCCCAGAGAAAAACGGTGATTTAAAGGAGGTGAAGGAGACCCCCGTCCTGACCCTgggctttggggaaaaaaacccaaatgaacaAATTTGGAGTCCAACTGGGCACAGTGGTGCTGCTCGAAGGGAAGATGCGCAGAAGGGTTTCCGATGGGATATCAGGGTTGTGgatggagagggaagaagagacaTGTCCAAGCCGGCAGACCAAGACCCCTTCCCCAGCCAGTCGAtgcttcccctcctctttccctgcagctggCACATTTATTTTGGCAATACCTCATTAGCGTGTAATTAAGCCTTCCCTTCTTTGCCAGCGCCTCCTGATGACCCCAAGCATCACgcctgccccaggctggggcGTTTCTCGCTGTCCCCTTCCAGGGTCCGGGCTCACTGGGCTCCAGCACCCACGCAGGGTCTGGGTGGGAGTGCTGGACACTCAGGGATGGCATTAGAGGGGGGGGGGTGACCCTAAAAGCCTGTTATCCGGGGGCTGGCATCCCCGCCTCGTGGGCTTGCTGTCCGTTTGGGTTCGTGGCTGACTCAGCCCCAGATGGTTGCTGCGAGCGCTTATATAACGGCATGTTTTGGTGGGGGCCGGGGATGCGGTGCGCGGCGAGGAGGTGGGCGCGGGGGCGAGGGAGGGAACAGAGCTAAAGATAAGCCTGGCAGCTCTGGCAGTGCTTTGCCAGGCCCCGCGGGAACCGGCAGGGGAAAGGCTGCTGGGGATCGGGCACGGAGCTCGCAGCCACCGCAGCTGCAGGGGCACGGCCCCGCTCGCCGTCCCGGCTGCCTGGTGTGCGGCCGGGGAGAAAAAAGCTTTGCATCCCgctgccagcagctgctttctcctccctggtACCCACCGGGCACCACAGGCGCTCAGCCACAGCTCCCCCTTTCCAGCTTCACCTTCCTGCAGCCTCTGCGCTGCCGCTCACAAACAGACCCCAAACCACCCCTGTTCCTTAaaccagtttttttttccccccggtGTTTCATGACctgggtgcagcagggaagcaatTTGGCCTGGTTGCGGGACTGAACCAAACTGCCtacagccccccccccccgcatccTTCTCCCCCatcgctccctccctccctcctgtaCCCTCTGCTTCGCTGGTGACTGCTGACCAGCACCAAAGCTCGCAATCGGATCAGAAAACTGatgtttatttctcttaaagGGATGTTTTGGGTGACCTTTGACCTCTGTAGAAGTCTTCCTCTTTTGCTCAGTTTACAAATTGAATGTAAACACAAAGATGACCCTTGTTTTACgggagttttattttaatgctctgGAGATTTGCTAAATAAAGATGATTCTAATATGAAGGATGCAGTGGGTGTGATGGCTTTTCTCAGGCGGGGCAGCCAGGGGGTTTGGGCTAGGTAATTAATAACTTGAGACCCTGCTCCGTGCCTGGGTGGGTGCTGCACGTCCCTCAGCACTGAAGTTAACCATGAACCCCCAGGGATCGCTTTTATTCAGCTGAAGCTGCCCTCCGGAGGAGCCATTCCCAACCCCAACGGGGCTGAACCTGGATTTCATCCCCAAATCCCTTCTTTGCCTTGCGTCAGGCCAAACACACCGGTTCAGGGGCAAGCCCAAGAAGCCTCGGAGGCTGCTTGCAAGCCCTGGAGCAAGGCAGATCCCTGTGCCCCCGCGGCGCGTCCTGGATGGCCAAGGGTCCCCActgcaggagggatggagagggtCCCCActgcaggagggatggagagggtCCCCgctgcaggagggatggagagggtCCCCACcgcaggagggatggagagggtCCCCAGCCATGCCCCGGCGAGCGAGATGTCGTCCGCTGAGCGCTCCATACGGCAGCGCCATAATGACGGCGGATGTGGGGGCGACGGCAAGAACAGGCGCTCGGTGTCGGCAGGAGGAGCGCTGCGGGCTGGTAACAGCACTCAGATGGTAGGGGGAAGTCCGCAGGTCCTGATAATTAGGAGAAAGACTAAataaatgcctttgaaaaagaCAATGTCGGGAGGAGAGGCTCGGGCCTGGGCTCTTGCCAGTGATGGATTTGCAGAGCGCTGCCGCCCACGCTGGACGGGAGCAGAGAGGGGTATCGTCCCCGCAAGGTTGGGGTGGCAAGTGACACCCGGCATACGGAGGGCTACCGGTGGCCATGGTGGTGGCAGTGGGGTCGGGTGGTTGCCAGCCCATGTGGTGGGTGTCTGGGTGCCCCCTCCCATGCAGGTCTCTGCATGCCCCCCCTCCCGCCCAGGGCAGGTCTCCATCCCACAGCCCCTGGCACAGAGAGGACTGGATTTATGGGGAGCAGGAATCTGGGGATTACGCCGCCAGGGTCTGACCAGccaaaaattgttaaaaatcagaatatccGTAGCTCAAATCCAGCTTAAAAGTCAAACCAATCATCCAAACCATCTGCCTCACCATTGAAGATAATACTACTTTTATTGTTTCCATAAGCTGTTAAGCAgcttttcagcaagaaaaacCCTCTCTGTTGGGACATTTGCTGTGGTGGGATGGCACGATGGCCTGCCCGGCGGCAGCCGGGTCCTGCTGGGACGGGGAAGCAGGGCACGATGCAGTGAGCTGGAGGATGCAGTGCTGGGATGGGAGAGCAGGGACTGGTGCTGGGGTTTATTGCATTGCTCCACACCACGGTGGGGAAAACCACTCACGGCCGGCTGCCATCGCCTCCCCTGCAAACCCGCTGATGGAGGAGGGGTTGCAGTACCAGCTCTCCTCCAAGACATCCCAAAACTTTTCTGGAGGCTCTGGCAGCCGAGGGTGATGTGTGACAGCCCGTAACGGGAGCTGCCCTCGCTGCTGCCCACCTGACCTTCTCCCAGAGGTATTATTAGCCTGCCGAGAGCAGCCAGCCCGAGCCATGAGCTTTCCAATCTGCAAGCCCTCCCCAGCTGCGGGGccagggagaggagctgtgcacgatcctccccatctccccatGGAGATGTACCATGCCGAAGGCTTCGAGCCACTctccaaagtctgctctccGATACCTGGAAGATGTCCGCGCCCAGCAGAGAGACCAGCCTGTCCTGCCTCTTCTAGACCCTCCCTGTAGCATCCCACTGAGGTAGCTGCCACACAGTTCACCCTCTCCCAAACCATTGTCCCTCTCCCAAGACCTCACTCTAGCAACCTCTGAGgcaattgtcctggttttggctgggatagagttaattttcttcttagtagctggtacagtgctgtgctttggatttagtgtgagaataatgttgataacacactgatggtttagttgttgcgaagtagcgcttatcctaagtcaaggattttcagtttcccgtgctctgccagcaagtaggtgtgcaagaagctgggagggatcatagccggggcagctcacccgaactagccaaagggatattccataccatagaacgtcatgcccagtatataaactggggggagttggctgggaggggtggatcgcggctctggcatcggtcagcaggtggtgagcaattgcattgtgcatcacttgtcttttcttgggttttatttctctctcttttttttgttatattccttttcattactattattatatttttattattattaattagtattatattttattttactttagttattaaacagttcttatctcaacccatgagttttgctttttttttcctgatccttctccccatcctactgggagtggggaggggtgagcggctctgtggtgctgagttgctggctggggtcaaaccacgacagcGA containing:
- the KCNJ12 gene encoding ATP-sensitive inward rectifier potassium channel 12: MTAGRVNPYSIVSSEEDGLRLTTMPGINGFGNGKIHTRRKCRNRFVKKNGQCNVEFTNMDDKPQRYIADMFTTCVDIRWRYMLLLFSLAFLVSWLLFGLIFWLIALIHGDLENPGGDDTFKPCVLQVNGFVAAFLFSIETQTTIGYGFRCVTEECPLAVFMVVVQSIVGCIIDSFMIGAIMAKMARPKKRAQTLLFSHNAVVAMRDGKLCLMWRVGNLRKSHIVEAHVRAQLIKPRITEEGEYIPLDQIDIDVGFDKGLDRIFLVSPITILHEINEDSPLFGISRQDLETDDFEIVVILEGMVEATAMTTQARSSYLASEILWGHRFEPVLFEEKNQYKVDYSHFHKTYEVPSTPRCSAKDLVENKFLLPSTNSFCYENELAFMSRDEEEEDDDSRGLEDLSPDNRHEFDRLQATIALDQRSYRRESEI